A window of Polyodon spathula isolate WHYD16114869_AA chromosome 30, ASM1765450v1, whole genome shotgun sequence contains these coding sequences:
- the LOC121302748 gene encoding vascular endothelial growth factor receptor 1-like isoform X2 — protein MLSCWESDPKARPTFSELVERLGDLLQASVQQDGKDYIPLNPLLTSSSPAACSTSSSSHRSVGEEAQDSDSTLSYECSGGFGYMNTRSAQEFKTFEELSLRDRAPPDDYQTDSGMVLASEEFKCLMWSRDKPKHASSHSFGLNAASKRKESVQSNAYISSCALREQDCGAASCSSSMQEPCWSPPPDYNAAVYFYPSL, from the exons ATGCTGTCGTGCTGGGAGAGTGACCCGAAGGCACGGCCGACCTTTTCTGAGCTTGTGGAGCGGCTGGGGGATCTGCTTCAAGCCAGCGTGCAGCAG GATGGAAAAGACTACATTCCCCTCAATCCCCTCCTGACATCAAGCAGCCCCGCTGCCTGCTCCACCTCCTCATCCTCACACCGCTCTGTGGGGGAAGAGGCTCAGGACTCGGACTCCACGCTCAGCTATGAGTGCTCAGGGGGCTTTGG GTACATGAACACACGGAGCGCGCAGGAGTTTAAAACATTCGAAGAGCTCTCGCTGAGGGACAGAGCACCCCCTGAT GATTACCAGACGGACAGTGGGATGGTCCTGGCCTCTGAAGAGTTCAAGTGTCTGATGTGGAGCAGAGACAAGCCGAAACACGCCTCCTCCCATTCCTTTGG attgaACGCCGCAAGCAAACGCAAGGAGTCCGTTCAGTCAAACGCGTACATCAGCAGCTGTGCTCTCAGGGAGCAGGACTGTGGAGCAGCCTCCTGCAGCAGCTCCATGCAGGAACCCTGCTGGTCCCCACCCCCTGATTACAACGCAGCAGTCTACTTCTACCCATCACTATAA
- the LOC121302748 gene encoding vascular endothelial growth factor receptor 1-like isoform X1, with protein sequence MLSCWESDPKARPTFSELVERLGDLLQASVQQDGKDYIPLNPLLTSSSPAACSTSSSSHRSVGEEAQDSDSTLSYECSGGFGYMNTRSAQEFKTFEELSLRDRAPPDQDYQTDSGMVLASEEFKCLMWSRDKPKHASSHSFGLNAASKRKESVQSNAYISSCALREQDCGAASCSSSMQEPCWSPPPDYNAAVYFYPSL encoded by the exons ATGCTGTCGTGCTGGGAGAGTGACCCGAAGGCACGGCCGACCTTTTCTGAGCTTGTGGAGCGGCTGGGGGATCTGCTTCAAGCCAGCGTGCAGCAG GATGGAAAAGACTACATTCCCCTCAATCCCCTCCTGACATCAAGCAGCCCCGCTGCCTGCTCCACCTCCTCATCCTCACACCGCTCTGTGGGGGAAGAGGCTCAGGACTCGGACTCCACGCTCAGCTATGAGTGCTCAGGGGGCTTTGG GTACATGAACACACGGAGCGCGCAGGAGTTTAAAACATTCGAAGAGCTCTCGCTGAGGGACAGAGCACCCCCTGAT CAGGATTACCAGACGGACAGTGGGATGGTCCTGGCCTCTGAAGAGTTCAAGTGTCTGATGTGGAGCAGAGACAAGCCGAAACACGCCTCCTCCCATTCCTTTGG attgaACGCCGCAAGCAAACGCAAGGAGTCCGTTCAGTCAAACGCGTACATCAGCAGCTGTGCTCTCAGGGAGCAGGACTGTGGAGCAGCCTCCTGCAGCAGCTCCATGCAGGAACCCTGCTGGTCCCCACCCCCTGATTACAACGCAGCAGTCTACTTCTACCCATCACTATAA